From the genome of Spodoptera frugiperda isolate SF20-4 chromosome 23, AGI-APGP_CSIRO_Sfru_2.0, whole genome shotgun sequence, one region includes:
- the LOC118267135 gene encoding mediator of RNA polymerase II transcription subunit 19: protein MMSDQFRKVEPYSPKSSPRGARSPVVSRQDSSGTLKTTISLGKNPSIVHSGPFYLMKEPPGECELTGATNLMAYYGLEHSYSKFNGKKLKESLSSFLPNLPGILDGPGQEDNSTLGSVIAKRPIGGKELLPLTSAQLAGFRLHPGPLPEQYRYVSATPPKRHKTKHKKHKHKDGVPSGQETPLQDSSNPDTYEKKHKKQKRHDDDKERKKRKKEKKRKKQKHSPEHGGLTPSQHPLP from the exons ATGATGTCTGATCAGTTTAGAAAAGTAGAACCGTATTCCCCTAAGTCGTCGCCGCGAGGCGCGAGGTCACCAGTGGTGTCTCGTCAGGATTCCTCTGGAACCCTCAAAACTACCATCTCACTCGGCAAGAACCCTTCAATAGTGCATAGTGGACCATTCTATTTGATGAAAGAACCTCCAG GAGAATGTGAACTCACTGGAGCGACTAATTTAATGGCTTATTATGGACTCGAACACTCTTATAGTAAATTTAATGGCAAAAAGCTTAAGGAATCACTGTCTTCATTTCTACCTAATCTGCCTGGAATACTTGATGGGCCTGGACAGGAAGACAATAGTACATTAGGTTCAGTAATAGCCAAGAGGCCAATAGGTGGCAAAGAACTGTTGCCACTTACAAGTGCTCAGCTAGCTGGATTCCGACTGCATCCAGGCCCTCTGCCTGAACAGTACAGATATGTAAGTGCAACCCCACCAAAGCGACACAAGACTAAGCACAAGAAACACAAGCACAAGGATGGAGTCCCGTCCGGACAAGAGACACCATTGCAGG ATTCCTCAAATCCAGACACATATGAGAAGAAACACAAAAAGCAGAAGCGCCATGATGATGACAAAGAGCGCAAGAAAAGGAAAAAGGAAAAGAAGAGGAAAAAGCAGAAGCACAGCCCGGAACATGGAGGTCTCACTCCCAGCCAGCACCCACTACCATAA
- the LOC118267116 gene encoding leucine-rich repeat flightless-interacting protein 2, with translation MGQRSEVATPDNSDEESGEAFTDGDFGDSEEETIVERHADAKPAHMPINETVNDDVQDNAATNGHTNGGVDEQLRMNGRKNSEAHSSDVDSQSLVLSDLRRDSHGEQNPSIVGILGDQQNHAEQRLAARRAARAEAREIRMRELERQQREQEDHADKAYDMYAGKTPESVGRRGGTRLASLSPAVHSPRRSSEDSMDDAFSVKDLRHELKEVEEKFRKAMILNAQLDNDKAALGYQLELLKDRIEELHEEYAQLQREHREKCSSFERLKREHESVTRELSAARDAVRARDAAAAAAGFAFVDAASLDAAARDAAGAAPAGAAVGAVPALALLTQAAHQLLDTAGEGTLDVRLQKLLSSKQALESEVRKLKLQLNEERAARQNGVTNHHDQEYENELETVRKAVSEAKGRAARAEAEAALQAAHVARLEAQLARLRARQDHQDEHEEQLKQERRKLQREAREALNRVEELETENSHLTKRLDKLKNAKSALLKDL, from the exons ATGGGGCAACGCTCGGAAGTGGCTACACCTGACAATAGTGATGAGGAGAGCGGAGAGGCCTTCACCGATGGAGACTTTGGTGACTCCGAAGAAGAAACGATCGTAGAGCGCCATGCTGATGCTAAGCCTGCACACATGCCGATCAACGAAACAGTGAATGACGATGTTCAGGACAATGCCGCTACTAATGGGCACACTAATGGTGGCGTCGATGAGCAGCTCCGAATGAATGGTCGTAAAAACAGTGAAGCTCACTCAAGTGATGTGGACAGCCAAAGCCTAGTGTTATCAGATTTGCGCAGAGATTCTCACGGCGAACAAAATCCTTCAATCGTGGGCATTCTCGGCGATCAGCAGAACCAT GCGGAACAAAGGTTGgcagcgcggcgggcggcgcgggcggagGCGCGCGAGATACGCATGCGCGAGCTGGAGCGCCAGCAGCGCGAACAGGAGGACCATGCTGACAAAGCATATGATATGTATGCCGGCAAGACACCAG AGTCAGTGGGTCGCCGCGGTGGCACGCGACTGGCGTCCCTCAGCCCGGCCGTGCACTCGCCTCGCCGCAGCTCCGAAGACTCCATGGATGACGCGTTCAGCGTCAAAGATCTTAGG CACGAGTTGAAGGAGGTGGAGGAGAAGTTCCGCAAGGCGATGATCCTGAACGCGCAGCTGGACAACGACAAGGCGGCGCTCGGCTACCAGCTCGAGCTGCTCAAGGACAGGATAGAGGAGCTGCACGAGGAGTACGCGCAGCTACAG CGAGAGCACAGAGAGAAATGCTCATCATTCGAGCGTTTGAAGCGGGAGCACGAGTCAGTGACTCGCGAGCTGAGCGCGGCGCGGGACGCGGTGCGGGCGCGGGACGCGGCGGCCGCGGCCGCGGGCTTCGCCTTCGTGGACGCCGCGTCGCTGGACGCCGCCGCCCGGGACGCCGCGGGCGCCGCCCCCGCCGGGGCCGCCGTGGGCGCCGTGCCCGCGCTGGCGCTGCTCACACAGGCCGCGCATCAACTCCTCGACACCGCCGGCGAGGGCACGCTCG ACGTACGGTTGCAGAAGCTGCTGAGCTCTAAGCAGGCGCTGGAGTCCGAGGTTCGCAAACTGAAGCTACAGCTGAACGAGGAGCGTGCCGCCAGGCAGAATGGTGTCACCAACCACCACGACCAGGAGTACGAGAATGAAC TGGAGACAGTGCGCAAGGCGGTGTCGGAGGCGAaggggcgcgcggcgcgggcggaGGCCGAGGCGGCGCTGCAGGCCGCCCATGTCGCGCGGCTCGAGGCGCAGCTGGCGCGGCTGCGGGCAAGGCAGGACCACCAGGACGAACACGAGGAACAACTCAAGCAGGAGCGCCGCAAGCTGCAGCGAGAG GCTCGAGAAGCGCTCAACCGGGTTGAGGAGTTGGAGACTGAGAACAGCCACCTGACGAAGCGACTCGACAAACTCAAGAACGCGAAGTCTGCTCTGCTGAAAGACCTGTGA